The candidate division KSB1 bacterium nucleotide sequence GAGCAGACTGAGCTTGCCACGCGAGTGCGCCTCACCTGGAAGACGGCCTCCGAGAGCAACAACTTTGGCTTCGAAGTGCAGCGTTCCCCCGACAGGAGCAACTTCCAGACGCTGGCGTTCATCCCCGGCGCCGGCACCACCGCCGCGCGGCAAGCCTACGAATACGTGGACCAGGAGGTAAGGGTCGGCACCTACTATTACCGTTTGAAGCAAGTGGATCGCGACGGCTCTATCCAGTTCACCGAGCCGCAATGTGTCGAGGTGGCTGCGCCGCGAGCCTACGCGCTGCGGCAGAACTACCCGAACCCGTTCAACCCGTCAACCGAGATTGTGTACCAGCTCAAGGAGGGTGGGCGAGTCTCGCTGGTCGTGTACAACGTCTTAGGCGAGCAGGTGGCCTCCTTGGTTGACCAGGTGCAGGAAGCAGGCATCCATCGCGTGACCTTCGACGCTTCCGGCCTGCCCACAGGTGTGTTTTTCTACCGGCTGCGGGTGAACGGTTTCGACCAGATGCGCAAGATGGCGGTGTTGAAGTAGTCCCTCCAGAGGCGCGCGGGTAAGGCTCGGCGTCGGACACTCTTTCCTGCCCCCGGGTGTCCGCACGCGTGAGAAGTTCGCGAGTTCGCCCGCGCGCCTTCGTCTTTCCCGCCACAGAGTGAGAGCCGAGCCCCATCAGGGAGAACCCGGCTCTTTCCCCTTCCTTCCCTGAAAATCCTTGAAATTGTCCCCGCTTTGCGTTATCTTTTGGCAATCGTTGGGCATCTGCCGACAACGGCCCCAAAGCGCGCCTGCGAAGCACGACCGTCAAGAGGAGACCTATGGCCAAGGGAATCACTCCGCGACACGAGGATTATGCTCGCTGGTACACCGACGTCATTGCTGCTGCAGAGCTTGCCGACTATGCACCGGTCAAAGGGTGCATGGTCATCCGCCCGAACGGCTACGCCATTTGGGAGAAGATCCAGAGCACCTTGGATGGCATGTTCAAAGAGACTGGTCATGTGAATGCCTACTTTCCGCTGTTCATTCCGGAAAGCTATTTGCGGCGCGAGGCGGAGCATGTGGAGGGCTTTGCCCCAGAGTGCGCGGTGGTGACCCATGGCGGCGGCAAGAAGTTGGAGGAGCCCCTGGTGGTGCGGCCGACCTCCGAGACCATCATCTGGGCCATGTATCGCAACTGGATCCATTCGCACCGCGACCTGCCGCTGCTCATCAACCAGTGGGCAAACGTCGTCCGCTGGGAGATGCGCACTCGTCTCTTCTTGCGCACCACCGAGTTCCTT carries:
- a CDS encoding T9SS type A sorting domain-containing protein, whose product is MKGLLSFALVLLAIAVLIGPAAAQGPLTAIVYGQVLNPDLSKPDSADIKYRAYLTNDPLDTLVGRSQNEGMWSLALALFAGGSFPWQAGDTLAMRFENVGNGPFKGAVTYLRYVTTNEDLQYAGQSALPVELVEFVAAVEQTELATRVRLTWKTASESNNFGFEVQRSPDRSNFQTLAFIPGAGTTAARQAYEYVDQEVRVGTYYYRLKQVDRDGSIQFTEPQCVEVAAPRAYALRQNYPNPFNPSTEIVYQLKEGGRVSLVVYNVLGEQVASLVDQVQEAGIHRVTFDASGLPTGVFFYRLRVNGFDQMRKMAVLK